A region from the Natronorubrum halophilum genome encodes:
- a CDS encoding MFS transporter — protein sequence MSETTTRQERFPGRVGVFGSLCAMVFLVNLGRVIYAPLLEPFRTTFDASAGAVGLLATLAWVGSASLLIPTGYLLTRVPRHWVVLASGGILAAASAFAATAANLEALYAGALCMGVASGAYFVAANPLVSELFPARVGRAVGVHGMSSQTAAVVAPLLVGAFFALTWPIAAWRALFLAISVVTVGATVVFFVAARRATLPTAGRSDQDLLAALRRQWPIIVTAVAIVGLAGLVWNGVFNFYVTYLVEAKGLSASYSRTLLTLLFLAGVPSFALTGWIADRVPFLPLLHVIVGAFVCSLLALTVVQSGWSILLVTAILGFAIHGVFPASDTYVLASVPDENRASAYALFIGLMMPIQATGSAILGALVDAGVGFDEAFRLFAVAISVVLLVLVALTAAGRLPTGENG from the coding sequence ATGAGCGAGACGACGACCCGACAGGAGCGGTTCCCGGGTCGAGTGGGCGTGTTCGGGTCGCTGTGTGCGATGGTCTTCCTCGTCAATCTCGGTCGGGTGATCTACGCGCCGCTGCTCGAGCCGTTTCGAACGACGTTCGACGCGAGCGCGGGGGCCGTCGGGCTGCTCGCGACGCTGGCGTGGGTCGGAAGCGCGTCGCTGTTGATTCCGACGGGCTACCTCCTGACGCGCGTGCCGCGTCACTGGGTCGTGCTCGCGTCGGGCGGGATCCTCGCCGCCGCTTCGGCGTTCGCGGCGACGGCGGCGAACCTCGAGGCGCTGTACGCGGGTGCGCTGTGCATGGGCGTCGCGAGCGGCGCGTACTTCGTCGCGGCGAACCCGCTGGTCAGCGAACTGTTTCCGGCGCGGGTCGGCCGCGCGGTCGGCGTTCACGGGATGTCGAGCCAGACCGCCGCGGTGGTCGCTCCGCTGCTGGTCGGCGCGTTCTTCGCACTGACGTGGCCGATCGCGGCCTGGCGCGCCCTCTTTCTCGCGATCTCGGTCGTGACGGTCGGCGCGACGGTCGTCTTCTTCGTCGCTGCGAGGCGCGCAACGTTGCCGACGGCCGGGCGATCGGATCAGGATCTCCTCGCGGCCCTGCGCCGGCAGTGGCCGATCATCGTGACTGCCGTCGCGATCGTCGGCCTCGCGGGGCTCGTCTGGAACGGCGTGTTCAACTTCTACGTGACGTACCTCGTCGAGGCGAAGGGGCTCTCTGCGAGTTACTCGCGGACTCTCCTCACTCTGCTCTTTCTCGCTGGGGTGCCGTCGTTCGCACTCACCGGCTGGATCGCGGATCGGGTTCCGTTCTTGCCGCTGTTGCACGTGATCGTCGGCGCGTTCGTCTGTTCGCTGCTCGCGCTGACCGTCGTCCAGAGCGGCTGGTCGATCCTGCTCGTCACGGCGATTCTCGGCTTCGCGATCCACGGCGTGTTCCCCGCGTCGGACACCTACGTACTCGCGTCCGTCCCCGACGAGAACCGCGCCAGCGCCTACGCCCTGTTCATCGGGCTGATGATGCCGATCCAGGCGACCGGAAGCGCCATCCTGGGAGCGCTCGTCGACGCCGGCGTCGGCTTCGACGAGGCCTTCCGGCTGTTCGCGGTCGCCATCAGCGTGGTCTTGCTCGTCCTCGTCGCGCTTACCGCCGCGGGCCGCCTCCCGACCGGCGAAAACGGATAA
- a CDS encoding HVO_0758 family zinc finger protein, with product MRSVRKALREGELEKDTYDRLVCGECEKPLKTENDPDQIKTVRICPDCDAEWKEIR from the coding sequence ATGAGATCCGTCCGGAAGGCGCTCCGCGAGGGCGAACTCGAGAAAGACACCTACGATCGACTCGTCTGTGGCGAGTGTGAAAAGCCCCTGAAGACCGAAAACGACCCGGATCAGATCAAGACCGTCCGCATCTGTCCGGACTGCGACGCGGAGTGGAAAGAGATCCGATAG
- a CDS encoding metal-dependent hydrolase: MWPLGHVAVAYLCYTLATRARFDAPPAHVPALILVLGSQFPDLVDKPLAWYLRVIPTGRTLAHSLFLLVPLSIAAYALASHYDRREYGIAFAIGAFSHVVVDALPVIWRPEADANHLLWPAIPVEEYEQGPPTVLGLLRDSATDPYFLLEFVLAAIAFTLWRQHGYPGLAALRAALERVRPTPG; the protein is encoded by the coding sequence ATGTGGCCACTGGGACACGTCGCCGTCGCGTACCTCTGTTACACCCTCGCGACTCGAGCCCGGTTCGACGCCCCGCCGGCGCACGTTCCGGCGCTAATCCTCGTACTCGGGAGTCAGTTCCCCGACCTCGTAGATAAGCCGTTAGCGTGGTATCTGCGCGTGATCCCGACGGGGCGGACGCTCGCACACTCGCTGTTCTTGTTGGTACCGCTCTCGATCGCGGCGTACGCGCTCGCAAGTCACTACGATCGTAGAGAGTACGGCATCGCCTTCGCGATCGGCGCGTTCTCGCACGTCGTCGTCGACGCCCTGCCCGTCATCTGGCGGCCCGAAGCGGACGCGAACCACCTCCTCTGGCCGGCGATTCCGGTCGAGGAGTACGAACAGGGACCGCCGACCGTTCTCGGGCTCTTACGGGACTCGGCGACCGACCCGTACTTCCTTCTGGAATTCGTCCTCGCCGCTATCGCGTTCACCCTCTGGCGTCAGCACGGGTATCCCGGTCTCGCGGCGCTTCGCGCAGCGCTCGAGCGGGTTCGACCGACGCCCGGGTAG
- a CDS encoding metal-dependent hydrolase — MPDVLTHVLVGYVIGMLLSLRYERLRSARVTLAMIGALSPDFAKIDLFVPDGLVAALLGVPFSWSPLHTLVGSVLVVGLCSLLLAPEYRTQAIALFAIGALSHHVLDVLLMTPTGEAYAVFWPLTEYRLPAGGLFLSSDRWPAAVAGLCAALVWTIARYRDDPTGTGASKIE; from the coding sequence GTGCCTGACGTGCTCACGCACGTGCTCGTCGGCTACGTCATCGGCATGCTCCTCTCGCTTCGATACGAGCGACTGCGCTCGGCCCGCGTCACGCTCGCGATGATCGGCGCGCTCTCGCCGGATTTCGCCAAAATCGATCTGTTCGTCCCGGACGGCCTCGTGGCGGCGCTGCTCGGCGTACCGTTCTCGTGGTCGCCGTTGCACACGCTCGTCGGCTCCGTGCTCGTCGTCGGCCTCTGCTCGCTCCTGCTCGCCCCCGAGTACCGGACGCAAGCGATCGCGCTGTTCGCGATCGGTGCCCTGTCACACCACGTCCTCGACGTGCTTCTCATGACGCCGACGGGGGAGGCGTACGCCGTCTTCTGGCCGCTCACGGAGTACCGGCTGCCCGCGGGCGGGCTCTTCCTGAGCAGCGACCGTTGGCCGGCGGCCGTCGCCGGCCTCTGTGCGGCGCTCGTCTGGACGATCGCTCGGTACCGAGACGACCCGACTGGAACGGGAGCGTCGAAGATCGAGTGA
- a CDS encoding Slp family lipoprotein translates to MQFFAGQRGRLLAGVVLGALLGGCLLWAGATPGDPLESAYPDEVEVTPTPEAYVGEQVVLGGRVVDTDPVVIATRASGYGRFTLVNADDRLQNADGPLERGDRVTAFGTLEADSTLVVERTTTRKSSETGYMLAVSAIAGLWVAGRFIRGWRFDRATLAFIPRERSSKTADQSSRRQGSDRSGRSQQARTRQNQRARTDGGDRRA, encoded by the coding sequence ATGCAGTTTTTCGCTGGACAACGCGGTCGTCTCCTCGCCGGCGTGGTTCTCGGCGCGCTTCTGGGCGGCTGTCTGCTCTGGGCGGGCGCGACGCCCGGCGATCCGCTTGAGAGCGCGTATCCGGACGAGGTCGAAGTGACGCCGACGCCCGAGGCATACGTCGGCGAGCAGGTCGTCCTCGGCGGGCGGGTCGTCGACACCGACCCCGTGGTGATCGCGACGCGCGCCAGCGGATACGGCCGATTCACGCTCGTAAACGCGGACGATCGACTCCAGAACGCCGACGGGCCGCTGGAGCGGGGCGACCGCGTGACCGCCTTCGGCACGCTCGAGGCCGACTCGACGCTCGTCGTCGAGCGGACGACGACCCGAAAATCGTCCGAGACGGGCTACATGCTCGCCGTCTCGGCGATCGCCGGGCTCTGGGTCGCCGGTCGATTCATCCGCGGCTGGCGCTTCGATCGAGCGACGCTCGCGTTCATCCCGCGGGAACGGTCGTCGAAAACCGCCGACCAGTCCTCGAGACGACAGGGATCGGACCGGTCGGGCCGGAGTCAGCAGGCACGAACCCGACAGAACCAACGAGCCCGGACGGACGGAGGGGATCGCCGTGCCTGA
- the glmU gene encoding bifunctional sugar-1-phosphate nucleotidylyltransferase/acetyltransferase: MKAVVLAAGQGTRIRPLSDSVPKPMLPVADRPLVAHTIDAAIDAGADEIVLVVGYEAETVGEYFGSEYRGVPVSYAVQTEQAGTADAVNTARDHIEGPFAVLNGDNLYDPAAVARLFDQCPAVCAIEVDDPRNYGVLSTDAGSVTGIVEKPDDPPTNLANAGAYAFPAEAREWLEVPESDRGEHEITDVVATVIDEFDVTPVTLERWLDVGRPWELLEANEWKIGNLERRIDGDVSEDATLEGDIVVEDGATVKPGVVIEGPALIRSGATIGPNAYVRGATLVESGAKIGHAAEVKNSVLSRGTSVSHLSYVGDSVLGRDVNFGAGTNVANLRHDDADIEFTVKGERVSTGRRKFGVVAGDGAKTGINSSLSPGLKLDTGATTRPGETVERDR, from the coding sequence ATGAAAGCAGTCGTTCTTGCGGCGGGGCAGGGCACGCGTATTCGACCACTCTCCGATTCGGTCCCGAAGCCGATGTTACCGGTCGCCGATCGGCCGCTCGTCGCTCACACGATCGACGCGGCGATCGACGCCGGAGCGGACGAGATCGTCCTCGTCGTGGGATACGAGGCCGAAACCGTCGGCGAGTACTTCGGTTCGGAGTACCGCGGCGTCCCCGTCTCCTACGCGGTCCAGACCGAACAGGCCGGCACGGCGGACGCCGTCAACACCGCTCGAGACCACATCGAGGGACCCTTTGCCGTGCTGAACGGCGACAACCTGTACGACCCGGCGGCGGTCGCTCGACTCTTCGATCAGTGTCCGGCCGTCTGCGCGATCGAGGTCGACGACCCGCGTAACTACGGCGTTCTCAGTACCGACGCCGGCTCGGTCACCGGTATCGTCGAGAAGCCTGACGATCCGCCGACGAACCTCGCGAACGCCGGTGCCTACGCCTTCCCCGCAGAGGCACGCGAGTGGCTCGAGGTCCCCGAGAGCGACCGCGGTGAACACGAGATCACCGACGTGGTGGCGACCGTGATCGACGAGTTCGACGTCACCCCCGTGACGCTCGAGCGCTGGCTGGACGTCGGCCGCCCGTGGGAGTTGCTCGAAGCCAACGAGTGGAAGATCGGCAACCTCGAGCGACGGATCGACGGCGACGTGAGCGAGGACGCGACGCTCGAGGGCGATATCGTCGTCGAGGACGGCGCGACGGTGAAACCGGGCGTCGTCATCGAGGGGCCGGCGCTGATCCGTTCGGGCGCGACGATCGGGCCGAACGCCTACGTCCGCGGTGCGACGCTGGTCGAGTCCGGCGCGAAGATCGGCCACGCCGCGGAGGTGAAAAACAGCGTGCTCTCTCGAGGCACGTCGGTCAGCCACCTCTCCTACGTCGGCGACAGCGTTCTCGGCCGGGACGTCAACTTCGGCGCGGGGACGAACGTCGCGAACCTCCGCCACGACGACGCGGACATCGAGTTCACCGTGAAAGGCGAGCGCGTCTCGACGGGCCGGCGCAAGTTCGGCGTGGTCGCCGGCGACGGGGCCAAAACGGGCATCAACTCGAGCCTCTCTCCCGGGTTAAAACTCGATACCGGCGCGACCACGCGACCCGGTGAGACCGTCGAGCGGGATCGATAA